From one Magnolia sinica isolate HGM2019 chromosome 18, MsV1, whole genome shotgun sequence genomic stretch:
- the LOC131232905 gene encoding NADPH-dependent aldehyde reductase-like protein, chloroplastic gives MAATASVTNICRLDGRVAIVIGAARGIGRAIALHLASLGANLVLNYSTSAAEADHLAAEINSSAPSVALKPRAITVRANVSNASQVKALFNQSESAFGPEIHILVNSAGILDPKYPRLANTTEEDWDRTFEVNTKGSFLCCKEAASHLKRGGGGRIICLSSSMVGGLMPGYSAYAASKAAVETMIRILSKELKGTQITANCVAPGPIATDMFFSGKPEEDVQMVINMNPLSRLGETKDVAPLEGFLANDASEWVNGQVICVNGGYV, from the coding sequence ATGGCTGCTACCGCGTCTGTAACCAACATATGTCGACTTGATGGCCGGGTAGCAATCGTAATTGGGGCAGCACGTGGTATTGGCCGCGCCATCGCCCTCCACCTTGCATCTCTTGGGGCGAACCTCGTCCTCAATTACTCCACTAGCGCCGCTGAGGCTGACCATCTGGCGGCCGAGATCAATTCATCAGCCCCATCTGTAGCATTGAAACCTCGGGCAATCACGGTCCGAGCCAATGTGTCAAATGCGTCCCAAGTGAAGGCACTCTTTAACCAGTCTGAGTCAGCCTTTGGTCCTGAAATTCACATCCTGGTGAATTCTGCTGGGATACTGGACCCCAAGTACCCGAGATTAGCGAACACCACAGAAGAGGACTGGGATAGGACCTTTGAGGTCAACACCAAGGGCAGCTTCCTTTGTTGCAAGGAGGCTGCTAGTCACCTGAAACGTGGCGGCGGAGGAAGGATCATCTGCCTTTCTTCGTCGATGGTCGGTGGACTCATGCCCGGGTATTCGGCCTATGCAGCGTCCAAAGCGGCAGTGGAGACCATGATAAGGATCTTATCTAAGGAATTAAAAGGTACACAGATCACAGCTAACTGTGTTGCACCTGGGCCGatagcaacagacatgttcttcTCAGGGAAGCCCGAAGAGGATGTACAGATGGTGATCAATATGAACCCCCTGAGCCGATTGGGGGAGACTAAAGATGTGGCTCCGCTTGAGGGGTTTTTGGCTAATGATGCGAGCGAGTGGGTAAATGGCCAGGTTATTTGTGTCAACGGCGGCTATGTTTAA